The DNA segment TTACGATATTACATTCCTTTCGTTTAATGAAAGTCTTAATTATGTTCTTAGTGAGAACTGGAATTTGAGCCACAATCTTATTCTTTTTACGTCTAACGGTTCACAGGCTGATCAGAAGTTAATCAACACAGGAGTAAATCTGAATTATCATAAGACGATAAATGAGAAATTCTCTATTTTTGGAGGTACAGGTGTTTCTGGTCAGGCTGAATCTGGAAATATAAACAGGGTTGGAGGAACTGTTTCTTTAAATGCAGGTCTTATAAAGAGATTTGACTTTCTTGATTCTTCATTTAGTTTGAGTGGTTCTACCTCTCAATACAAATCATCTAAAGATGACAGGAGTAACACTTTTAATATTAATGAGAGATATACGGCATTTTTGTCAAAAAACCTTAGGTTTGAGCATACAATTAATTATTACTATCAGGACAGCCAGTATTACAGACCTTCCGGTGGATTCTCAGAAACAAATTATGACAATTTGGAGACCTCAAACTCTCTCAGATATAAAAGGATGTTAGGCTGGAAGGGAAGTCTGACTACTGCACTGGGTGTAAAGTACTATTACGGTAAAAAAAGGGCAGAAAGGTTTTATCCATTTGGTAATATGGCTTTAAACTACAGATTTACAAGGAATCTTCTGTATAAACTGTCTGTAGATGTCCACAGAGATACGTATTATAACACTACCTACTCAACAATAAATTCCCATATAGATTACAAATACAGAAGATTAAATTTCAGATGGGACTTCCAGTACTACTATGAGGATAATGATAACTATGGAAAGAGACACAACTATATAACAGCCTTTAAAATTTATAGAGTGTTCTGAGGTGAAAGATGAGAATACTGATAATTTTGTTTGTTCTGTTTGCTTTTGGAATAAAAGCTCAAGAAGAGTTAGTATGGCCTCCTCCACCTGATAAACCCAAAATAAAGTGGATCAGGTCTATAGAAAAGGTAGAAGATGTAAAGAAAGATAAAGGGTTTTTTTCTAAATTAGTAGATATTGTGTTTGGTGAAGAGAAAAAAAGTATGGTTAAACCCTTTGGTTCTTTTATAAAGGGAAGCAAACTTTACTTTACTGACACAGGCTCAAGATCAATTTTTATATTTGATTTTAAAAATAATGAAGTGAAGGTTATAGATAAAATAGGAGATTATGCTTTATCATCTCCTATAGATATAGTAGTAGACAACAGAGGAAGAATTTATGTTTCTGATTCTGTTTTAGGGACTGTTTTTATAACAAATGAGAAGGGTGATTATCTCGGTAGATTAGGTTCAGGAAGTTTAGTGAGACCTACCGGCCTTGCTATAGATAACAGAAGAAACAGGCTGTATGTGACAGATACTGTAGGAGGAAAAATATATATAATCTCTTTAAAAGACAAAAAGCTTATAAGAAAAATAGGTAAAACAGGAACAGGGAAGGGAGAGTTTAACAGACCTACATTTATAACAGTTGATAGAGATGGATATCTTTATGTCTGTGATTCTATGAATGCGAGAATTCAGATTTTTGATCCTGATGGAAATTTCGTTTCTATGTTTGGAGAGAGAGGAACATCGATCGGAACATTTGCAAATCCAAGGGGAATAGCTGTAGATAGTGATGGGAATATATACGTGACAGACACACTTCTTTCAGCAGTTCAGATTTTTAACAAAAAAGGCCAGCTTCTACTTGTAGTAGGGAATTACGGGATAAGGAAAGGAGAGTTTGCCTATCCTGCAGATATCTCAATATCTCCTGATGATTATATATTTGTTTCAGATTCTTATAATATGAGAATTCAGGTTCTAAGGTATCTGAAAGGAGGTGATTAATTATGTTTCTCAGAAATTTGGTAGCTTCACTTATGTGTGTTACGACGTTTAGTTATGCTGGAATAGAACTGACAAAACATAATCTTTCTGTTTCTGGACCTGGAACGGTAAAAGCTGTTTCTGAGACAGAGATATGTGTATTTTGTCATATACCCCACCATGAAAAAGAGGGAACTCCTTTATGGAACAGGAAAATGCCAACCTCCGTTTACACACTTTATGACAGTGAATTTATCAGTAGAATAAACTATCCAACTCCCCAGCAGCCTTCTGAAGTAGAAGGACAGCCGGGAATTGTATCAAGACAGTGCCTTTCCTGTCATGATGGGACAGTAGCGATTGGTGCTGTTTATATAGTCAGGGGAACTGAGCTTGGAAATTCTGTAATTCAGATGCAAAATGTAAACCCAGATGGAACACTTCCTTCAACACTAAGAACGTTTATTGGAACAGATCTTTCTATACATCATCCTGTTGCTATCGAGTACGATCCTAATATCC comes from the Persephonella hydrogeniphila genome and includes:
- a CDS encoding 6-bladed beta-propeller gives rise to the protein MRILIILFVLFAFGIKAQEELVWPPPPDKPKIKWIRSIEKVEDVKKDKGFFSKLVDIVFGEEKKSMVKPFGSFIKGSKLYFTDTGSRSIFIFDFKNNEVKVIDKIGDYALSSPIDIVVDNRGRIYVSDSVLGTVFITNEKGDYLGRLGSGSLVRPTGLAIDNRRNRLYVTDTVGGKIYIISLKDKKLIRKIGKTGTGKGEFNRPTFITVDRDGYLYVCDSMNARIQIFDPDGNFVSMFGERGTSIGTFANPRGIAVDSDGNIYVTDTLLSAVQIFNKKGQLLLVVGNYGIRKGEFAYPADISISPDDYIFVSDSYNMRIQVLRYLKGGD